The genomic segment GAATTAGCTAGTAGTGGCTTTAGGGGGATAAAACGCCATTTCTTGAATAAGGTGAGATTGCTTTTGATTTATAtggataatttattaaaatgtgagATTCTTCCAAAGTAATGCTTAGAAAAATTGATGGAGTTACTTCAAATTGAAGTTTTAGATGATAAGATTAAAGCAAAAGTAAGTTTATGGCCTATGATTTCACCGTGTAAGGTTTTGATGTCATGGTGGaattagatttttcttttcaaattgaaGCAAAAGAACTCATTATTTGCGATTGTGATGATACATACTTGATGAGGGCAaagatttttagtttatttgttttagattataatgaaGCCTAGGAAAATGGTTCATGTGAacttgttaaattgttcttgtttattcaaGTTGATTTGTCTAAGTTGATTTGTCATGtgttgaaaatattttctaagttgATTTGTCACGCATATATTGAACAAATGGTAatctttgttcttgtttttattgttaaattgttcttcaaaCAACTTAAAGTTAAAATTCCCTTTCACGTAGTTGCTAAATTGTTattaaagttgttaaattgttcttgtgtttctttcaaaaatttaaattgttcttgttctttttgaatcgttaaattgttcttcaaaCAACTCGAAATTAAATTGTTCTACAAGTTTTTAAATTTCTCTTGTTCTTGTATTAATTGTTAACAATATTATAAGGAGTTCTTGGTGATATTATTGAATGTTATATAACCTAATTattataaactttaattataggaaatgattttgaataagGCATGGGTCAAAGTAAAAGATCGTTCATCTATTGATTATGTAAATGGTGTTGATGAGTTTCTAAATTTTTCTCTTTCCAAAGTAAGAGAAGATGATCGAGATAGTACTACTATTAGGTTTCCTTGTAATTGTTGTCGCaatatatttcttaaaacaaaatgtGATGTAAGATTAGACTTGCTTAAGAGGGGAACGTATGAGAAGTATACTTTTTGGGAACTTCACGGGGAAGAATTAGTTGAATCAAGTGATGGGGATGATGTTAATGAGTCCAATGACACTGATAGTGGTTTCACAATGTTACAAGATGCATGTGGAGTTGGTGCTATGAATGTTGGGAGTGTTGAAGAGGCTTTAAATAATGTTGAGGAGTATGAGAAACCTAATGAAAATGCaaaaaagtttttcaaacttttagAGGAGTACCAAGAACCATTAACAATGCATGGCACAACAATGTCTAAGttatcatatattgttaaattattacatttaaAGGTTTTGAATAATTGGTCTGATAAGTCTTTTGATAGTTTACTCCAATTAGAACGTCAAGGCTATGACGCTTACCTTCCAACTTCTATTACGAGGCTAAGAAACTCATTAAAGACTTGGGCCTTGATTATTATAAGATTGATGCTTGTGAAAATGATTGTATTCTTTATTGAAAAGAGCATGAAAAATTGATTGAGTGTCCCACTTGTGGTTTATCAAGGTGGAAACAAGAAAAGGAAGGCTGTTATAAGGGGGTAAAGGTTTCTAGAAAAGTGTTAAGATATTTTCCATTGAAGCCTAGGCTACAAAGGTTGTACATGTGTAGAAAGACATCCAAATACATGCGTTGGCACAAAGAAAGGGATGCTACTAAAACATATAGAGTGAATGATTCTGATAGGATTATAGATGATGATGCCATTTCTAGGGAGGAGGAGGATGATACCTTTTTGGAGGATGACAATGCGAGTGCGGTGGATGATACAATGAGACATCCGTCTGACTCCTTTGCATGGAAATCATTTGATGAAAAGTATAGTGAATTTGCTAAAGAGGTGCGAAATGTTAGACTTGGACTAGCTTGTGATGGCTTTCAGCCTTTCAATAAATCACAACATAGCATATGGCCAGTGGTTCTTATCCCTTATAATTTTCCTCCTTGGTTATGCATGAAACCTTATTCATTTATGCTATCTTTACTAGTACTAGGTCCAACAAGTCCTGGAATTAATATGGACGTCTACCTCCAACCACTTATTGAGGAGTTAAAGGAGCTTTGGGAGGTTGGTGTTGAAACCTATGATGCTTACTCTAAAACAAATTTCATCTTCCGTGCATCACTACTGTGGACTATCAATGACTTTCCTGCGTATGCAGATTTGTCTGGATGGTCTACCAAAGGTTTGTGGTCCTTCTGTGATAAAGACTTGTACAATTTGGTTTGTGGTCCTTCTAGAGTTGTAGGGCATTACACAGCATATATTGTAAATGGTTTCCGTTTCCACACTAGTGATAGGTCAGAAAATAGGGAAACACAAAATTCAGGTGTCATGGTGCGTGGTGATGATGCTTCAGATAAGGAATACTATGGCGTTTTGAGAGACATATATCAAATGCGTTATGCTGGAGAAAATCATGTATTTGTGTTCAAATGCAGTTGGTTTGATGTAGAAAACCTTGGTAGAGGGTATACGGTAGATGAGCATGGTTTGGTTAGTGTGAATAAGAATAGATTTTTAAAGTCAGATGATGTGTTTGTGCTAGAATCCCAAGTGGAGCACGTATTTTACATAGAAGATGAAAACAATGAGAATTGGGAATTTGTTATAAAATCACAACCAAGGGATTTGTATAATATGAGTACTAGTGATCTAGATAAGGAGGGTATAGATGTAGATGCCTTTCAATAAGTAGAGGTGGAAGCTAATATTGAAGCTGAATGTACTAATTGCGTACATACTGACAATGACAATTTCattaatgatgatgaaattgaaGTCTTTGAGGAATCgagtgaagttgaagaagaaatttgattttgattcttcTCCTTGTTTATGTTATGTTGTACAATATTTACATTCACTATTATCTTTCTtgtcatctatataaacaattcggctactattttttattttttccgctCTAGCTTGAAATATATTGTTTATGGTTGAAGCTAccttttgtttgataattttgCAAAAATATCTGAATAGATAAAAGATGGTTGGGAGAGGAAGGGGAAAGAAAATATGCAGTCGGAGTATTGCCCCCGGAAAACTTATGAGTCGTGTTCAAGCTAGTCGGACGCTATTGTTTAGCAAGCAAAATGTAGCTGATCAATTCAATAATAGCTCTAACCCACACATCACAGATGAGATTGCTCATGTAGTTAgcaaaagtaagtttttttttaaaaaaaacaatttcaattcaacaaatttaaattttattttgttgaattcactttgattttcattgtCTTTACCCTTGTAGATTTGGAGAGGCAACGAACAACTTATGAAGCGCATATAAACAAAGCAGCACCAACTGAATTGCCAGCAACTAAATCGCCAAAAACTGATGCGCCGACCTTGAATGACCATAACTTGATTCATGGAGACGATCTTCAAGGTTATGAAGAAACTGCTACACCAATCTTGAATGACCAAGCATCAGAAGGCGCCATTACCTTAATGGATGAAAGTACATTATTGAAAACTCGACTTTCACGTTTCTAGTTTgtaattatgggttttttttatatattattgattattgattattgattattgtaggCATACTTggtaagagaaagaaaagaagcaACTTTGTTAGTAGAATTGAAGTGGGCTTGCAAGTGAATGAAGCTTTAGATCCACAACCAAGGCAAACTATCACTCGAAAGGAGGTGGAGCAAGTTAATGGTGATGAGATAGATAGAAATACAGGTAGTTAAGAGAGATAGAGCAACTTTTTAagatattattgattattgattattgattattgtaggCATACTTGATAAGTTTTAACATTTGTATTATCTTAGCAACTAGTAAGATCAAAGGAAGAGGTAAGAGAGGAATGTATAAGAGTTACTTGGTTGACATGAAAATTAAAGGGAGAGGATCGAAATTGAAGATCACAATACCTGTTGAAATTGACCGAGCAATTGGAGAAAATGCTTGTCACTTGGTTAATGAGTGTGGGCGTGTTGTGAGGACAAAATCTTCGTTGAATGTGAAAAGTTGGAAAGAAGCATTTGAGGCAGCTGGAGAAAGTATGTTGAAGGAAATACAGGTTATGTTAGTTActaatttctttattaatatCAGTTATTTAGCACTATAGTTTTCTGGTTTTGGTTGTACTTATCATCTTACCTTCTTTGTGCAGGAGAAGTTTGAAATTGATAAGTCTAGTGACTACTTCCGAATGTATGCATTTGTCTTAGAGACCATGCAACATTTATATAGATTTTACAAGTGTAGGTTGCACAATTACTACAAAAGTGCGAGATGCGGAAAAACTAACGAGGAGCGCAAAAAGAATCCTCCTCTTAACTTACCCCAACCTCAATGGAAAAATCTGATCAAGTATTACGGATCTGACAAATTTAAggtatttctttaattaaactATGTACTATTTATGAACTATTTATGTAAGTAAACAACTCCACATTGAGCTGATGTATATGTAAAACTAACGTGCATAGATACATCAATTTGTCTAAACATAAATGTTTTTGATGTATCTTCTTGTCAATGATGCCATTTAGGAATTaccaataataacaagaacttGATTAGCATCAACTTTTGTAATCATCATGCAGGTCATAAGTGAGAGGAACTCTAAAAATCGGAATTCTGACAAGAGAACTAAGCATACAACTGAAAATTTATCATAACCTGAATTAGAAGATGTATTGGTAAGACAAacctattttattatgtttattgaatGTAGTctgaaataatatcaataacgttGTATTAtttgaatagacaaaagagaaTGCTAATGTGAAGCTAACTGCTGATAAAGTTTGGCTTATCCAACACACACGTaaaatgatcaaggaaaacTAGAATGGCTTGATACGCGGTCAAAAGAAATCCATGTATGTACAACAACCcattataactatatttttgttacccttgtatgatttttttattataatatgcaATTATATATACGTGGAAAAGGGACAGGGGTACATGCATATTCTAAAGACAAAGCACAAATAGAACAACGTAAGATTGTGGAGCAACAACAAGAGAAAATTcaagagcaacaacaacaaattaaagattTGATGGAAAGTCAGTTGCTACAACAACgacaatttgaagaatataaggCACAACAACAAGAAGCAATTGAATCGATGAAACAAAGCATCTTACAACAGCTACAGAATAAAGAAGTTCAATGATTGTCATGAATGCTTATTAGGTAAATGATGctttcttttgcatttttttaacatatacttaGGCTTACAACATGCTAAAAAGAcatgtttttaatatatacttggcctttcttttgcgtccaattaggagtattgacggcttgtgttgtagttttagttacaatggcattagctggttggcattttagtccaattaggagtattggcggcttgtgttgtggttttagttacaatggcattagctggttggcattttagtccaattagaaGTATTGCTGCTTATGTTGGATTTTGTTGTCATGGGTTCTGGTCTTTGGCATATGCTTCATGCTATGTTTGAGTTGGAATTGtgatggtttgattgtgaatttgatgctaaattctaaatgctttccctatacacgtaatgcttttgtagtgaatatcatgctaaatgctttgcttattatgtctcaacaaaaagtgtagggatggtttgattgtgaatatcatgctaaatTCTTTCCCTATAAAGTACTCAATATTGGGGCTCATTTGATTcttaattactaacaaaattatttggtgtaggCGAACATATCTTCGTTGGAAATTTTTTGTAGTCAATGACAAAGTTGGTGATAGCTACAAGCATTTTGGATGCGCGATGTTTTGGGTTATGAAGTAGCTATATGtgcacttgtaaatttttggactttttcaaagtgcctttcacttgtaaatttttgcatgaaaacttgtatatggtagtaaaattattttggaaaattggttatctgttacatgtatatgaactacgtatatttttgacacacgataatatttgggacgtgtgatattttgggatacgaattaatatataatgataatcggtgatattagtttagttggttataaattatttattattttaattgtctagtttatatatagattgtaggttgtttcagaagataacaaagtcgttgcgaaaaatgtgtatgttttttgcaacggtaatagttgttgctaaaaacattaataacaaattttacttaatttttttccctacagtaaagtcgttgcaaaagattgactattatgtattgcaacaacttgaattgttgtgaaaaacagatatttaacaatgaaaacagttgtagctaaaaatgcagAAAATTTGGCAACaagcttttttgttgctaaaaacgttggaaggaattgcaacgatact from the Amaranthus tricolor cultivar Red isolate AtriRed21 chromosome 12, ASM2621246v1, whole genome shotgun sequence genome contains:
- the LOC130797315 gene encoding uncharacterized protein LOC130797315, with protein sequence MVGRGRGKKICSRSIAPGKLMSRVQASRTLLFSKQNVADQFNNSSNPHITDEIAHVVSKNLERQRTTYEAHINKAAPTELPATKSPKTDAPTLNDHNLIHGDDLQGYEETATPILNDQASEGAITLMDESILGKRKKRSNFVSRIEVGLQVNEALDPQPRQTITRKEVEQVNGDEIDRNTATSKIKGRGKRGMYKSYLVDMKIKGRGSKLKITIPVEIDRAIGENACHLVNECGRVVRTKSSLNVKSWKEAFEAAGESMLKEIQEKFEIDKSSDYFRMYAFVLETMQHLYRFYKCRLHNYYKSARCGKTNEERKKNPPLNLPQPQWKNLIKYYGSDKFKVISERNSKNRNSDKRTKHTTENLS